The genomic interval CTGTAAAATCATCATTAAAAGTATACAGTAGAGAGCTATCATTCACATTATAAAAGGAAATCTCACTCATTTCATAGTCTAAAAAAATGCCAATCTTACTAGGTGCTACTTTTGGCAGCGGATTAATTTCCTCATGACCCAATACAATATAATTATCCCGACCAGATCGCCGAATTCCCCACAATCCATTCTGTACTAATGTTGGTGAGCGCTTCCTCCTTCTGGGAAGAGAGTCATCACAGACACCAAGGATCCATTCAGGCTTGTCTTTCACTTCTACTTCCCAGTACTGCCGGCCACTACTATAGCCCTTAGAACCCACAACAGCTGGGAGGCGATAAAATCTTCTTGGGTTTGAAGGTAAGATTTGCACTGTATTTCCATAGCGCACAGTTTTCCTATCTGCTGAGACTATAAGTTTATGATGTGCTGTTTCAGGATCTAGAATTACATCTACTTGAAATCGCTTGATAATTTTGTATAGGCCAGAATATTGTGGAGGCAGACGGTAACCGTATTCTTTTAATCTGAATGGAAAAGGTTCAGGGAATTTGAAATTTTTGTACCTGTGATAGATATCCTTAACATTTGCCAGTAATTCCAGTCCTGGCTTTACATATGTgctctctatctcctttagtagATATTTTAATGAGGAGGTATGATCTGAGAATTTTCTTAGGCTTTCATTTAGTTGTGCTAAAATATCCGTCTCTTCAGCTTGTAATTGCCCAAGAACAGTCTCTTGCTCCTTTTGGAGAAATAACCTAAGTTGCTCAAATTCAGACCTGACTTCTTCTTCCTtatgttttacctttttcttcAGTTCTAACGATTTTCTGGTTTGTACAGTTATGATTTTTTCAGTTAGTTCCACTCCCTCCTTCCATGGAGCATTGTATTCCTCCAATTTTTTCCTGTGATGGGAGGCAGCCTTCTTTCTGGGCCGAACACAGTGAAGCTGGTGATCAGTGGAGAAACGGCACCTTGGACATAAAAGCTCTAGGTCTTCCCGACAGAAAAAGGTCAAAACCTGATTATGCTTCTTACATACATGCTTCTCTTCCTGCCGCTTTCTCTTGCTTCTTATCTGGAGTTGCTTAGCAATTTCAGTCAAATGACCCAGTTGAGGATTGCTTGTCAATTTCCTTTCGGGACAGCAAAAGTGGCAAAAAGGGCAGGGAAAGCAAGTAATCCAGACAGACGGGACAGCTAGCCACTGCTTGAAGGTCAGCCATTGAGCCTTGAACAAAGATGGTAggtaaagtaattattttaataaggcCTAGCTCTCTAGACTTAAGTCCCAGTAAGCAGTACATATCTTCCCCCAGACTTTGAAATTTGAATTGGCTTTCAGTTTTACTGCTTTGGCATGTAGATGGCAGCTTCTAGAAACTTCTCAGCTCCTTAGCTTCAGAGTCTACGGCCATGAATACTTCACAGCCTGCGGCCTATTGTACATTTCAACGTATTAGCTGGGTTGCTGCTCTTCcctcttaatgaaataaagtcaaGTTTTCCTCAAGAAAGTAGACTCAGGTCTAAGATAAGGAATCctccctatgagtgagaaaagacaaaacattacAAATCTGATTACATAATCACAAATGTATTAAACATTCACACAGGAATCATCAAAGAATGCTGAAATCACTGGGTGGATGTTCTTGGAAAAACAAGATATTAATATCGCAGAGATTCGCACCATAcattacttacacacacacacacacacacacacacacacacacacaatgttaaaAATGTGGAACAAACTTACGTGCTTCTTGGTAGAATGCAATGGCAACTTTACAGCATTGCTCATATCATAGTCTTTCCAAAAATATTGACTTTCAAGCTAACCATGAGAAAATTAATTCAGATTGTGGAGCAATCCTACTAGACAACTGGTATGTATTCTATAAAATTGTCAATTATACgaaaaacaatcataaaaaagATTTCCAGAtttaaggagaggaaagaaacgTGAAAAATACAACATGTGATATCTGATTGGATCTGAAATCTTGAAatttaacagcaacaacaacaaagaactaaaaaaatgcTGGAAACAGGCCCGgaatggtggctaacacctggaATCACAACACTGAGGGGCCAAGATGTATGACTCCCTTGcagccaggggttcaagaccagcttgatcaacatggtgaaactccatctctactaaaaatacaaaacattagctgggcaaggtggcatgtgcatgtaatcccagctgcctgagaggctgagacaggagaatcacttcgcTGGACCCTCGGAgatacaggttgcagtgagccgagattgtaggACAACACTAAACCGTGGGCACTAGAATGAaaccatatattaaaaaaaagaaagaaagaaagaagagaaagaaagaaataaagaaagaaggaaggaaagaaagataaagagagaattgggaagaaataaatgtaagaatcTTAGTATGGACTCCATCTCACATAATGTTCTACCAGTGTTAAATTAGGtacaataaaattatagtaaaaaataaatggcttcgccgggcgcggtggctcaagcctgtaatcccagcactttgggaggccgaggcgggtggatcatgaggtcaagagatcgagaccatcctggtcaacatggtgaaaccccgtctctactaaaaatataaaaaattagctgggcatggtggtgcgtgcctgtaatcccagctactcaggaggctgaggcaggagaattgcctgaacccaggaggcagaggttgcggtgagccgagatcgcgccgttgcactccagcctgggtaacaagagcgactctccatctcaaaaaataaataaataaataaatggcttcaTTGTTAGGAGATACATATTAATACACAGCAGGAAGCCATCTGGAAATCTGAAACTTTCAGAAATTTCcacaatttaacaaaatatatagccaagcatggtagctcacacctttaatcccagcactttttaaggccaaggtgggcagatcacctgaggtcgggtgtttgagatcagcctgacaaacagagataccccgtctccactaaaaataaaaagttagccaggtgtggtggtgcatgcctgtaattccagctacccaggaggctgaggcaggagaattgcttgaacctgggaggtggaggttgcagtgggctgagatgacaccattgcactccagcctgggtgacacagagagactatgtctcaaacaaacaaaaacataaataagcaGAGAAAACATGAATGTAACAAACAGTTAACAATGGGGTGAATCCAGGGAAAATGTATAAGGATACCCACCCTTTCAAACTTTCTTTAGGTCTGACgctttcaaaataaaagtgaggGATCAAGACTTCCTGGTTTGCTTTCAAGACACCTACAGGTACTTGATTTTAAGCAAGTCAGATTCCTCCATCAAACCTTGCAAGCTACCTAacccagcctgactaacatggagaaactccatctccactaaaaatacaaaattagcccagtgtggtggtgcatgcctgtaatcccagctacccgagacactgaggcaggagaatcacttgaacctaggagtcagaggtttagtgagctaagatcatgccattgcactctagcctgggcaacaagggtgaaactctgctctctctctgtctctctgtctctctgtctctctctgtctctctctctctctctctctctagatatatatatatatatatatatatatatatatatatatatatatatagccaggctggtcttgaactcctgacctcaggtgatccacccacctcggcctcccaaagtgctaggattacaggcatgagccaccgtgcccggccggccaAAGGAACTTTCTGCTAGATCTCTTGTCATCTGAAACCAAACAAGAGCCGTGAATTGCATTTGCTTATtagttcttttaaatctttttcaatCTAGAAAAATGTTCTCTGTCTCCACCTATGTCCTAGACTACCCCACATTCAAGATTTGCCAATGGCTTtactggttctttttttcttttcatgaggtagagccttgttctgttgcccagttgcaggatcttggttcactgcagtctctacctcctgggttcaagtgattctcctgcttcagcctcctgagtagctgggacaacaggtatacaccaccacacccaattaatttttgtatattttgtggagatgggttttcgccatgttgtccaggctggtcttgaactctggactgcaggtgatctgcctgcctcggcctcctaaagtgctgggattacagacatgagccactgctcccaacatGCCTATTGCTTGTTGACGTCAATGAATTTGTACCTCAGTCCTTCACTCTTTAACCATTCTGCCAATCTGCCTTTGGAGAAAGAATgtaagccatttacatttaaaataataactgataAGAGGGGatttacttttgtcattttactgtttgttttctaaaggctgtgtagcgttttttttttttttttctcattatttccatGCATAGCTGATGCTAagataaaagctaaaattgactgACTTTAATGGCAATTTATCCTCCAAGACTTCCCCTGGAATTTGCAAGCCTTAAAAAGACTGCAAAGACCAGGCGTggagtctcatgcctgtaatcccagcacttcgggaggctgaagctggaggatcacaaggtcaggtgttcaagacagtctggtcaacatgatgaaatcatgtttctactgaaaatacaaacaaaaattagttgggtgtggtggtgcatgcctgtaaaaccagctactctgcaggctgaggcaggagaattgcttgaacctggtaagtGGAGGTAGCAATTAGCTGAGATAGGGTCACTGCActcaatctgggtgacagagggagcccccgtctcacacacacacacacacacacacacacacacacacacacacaatactccGGAGTTCCAAAACAGTTTTATCAGTGAGATTTTGTTAGTGCAACTGATGTCTAAGTAGGGAAAAATGATTCTTGGTTTTCCTATTTCTGTATCTTCCAAGAATTCTTCCCTGTTGCTTATTTCAAtgtgttcttttcttctattaaactgTATTCATGAGTTgttatggtgaaatcccatctctactaaaaatacaaaaattagccaggcatggtgacaggcaccaaATAATGTGTCACcccaaaataatgtatttttgaaaattcatacGTTTAAGGCCTCATTCTTAGGGCTTacattcttacatttaaaaaaattttttttcattctatattttcttaaattcaaattatctttacattcttaaatacaaaattcatgtgtttaaGCCCTAATCTGAACTTAATGACTTCTCAATGGTGCCACCTTTATATTTTGCACAGTGAAAAAATATGAAGGTGGTGCCTTTGTGGAGGTTGTTAGGTTTAGATGAGTTCATGAGGGTGGGGtccccatgatgggattagtggccttatcagaagaggaagagagacctgagctctTTCTGTGCACACAAGTAAGAGAGAAAAGGCATCAGAGTGAAACCTATCTTGCTGgcacattgatcttggacttcctagtgtCCATAATATGGAGaaacaaatgtctgtttttaggcCACCCAATGATGGTGTCTTGTTATGGTAGCCAAAACAACTTAAATCATGATATATCAAGTTTGCAGAATTTTGTAAGCTTTTATCGTGAATTATTAAACTGAAGGTGGTCTTGAGGACCTCCTGAACTTGTAGTGGTGATTAGAAAGATTTTGCTTCAGTTGGGTGTggaggctcaggcctataatcccagcactttgggaagtcaaggcagatggatcacctgagggcaggagtttgagagcagcctgaccaacatggtgagaccctgtctctaataaaaatacaaaaattagccagtcgtggtggcaagcacctgtaattccagctactcaggaggctgaggtgggagaattgcttgaacctgagaggcagaggttgcagtgagccaagatcacaccacttcactccagccagggcaacagagggagattctgtctcaaaaaaaaaaaaaagaaagattttgttCTCTACAATGCTAGTCTGAGAGTGTGCAGAAGAGATTATACAGTTTGTGTAATATTCTAAGTGTGGATGTACAGTGAATTACTTCAGTTGTTGGactgttaaaaaaatttacaagttttTTACTATTGTATGTAATATTATGGTGAAATGTGACACATAcgcatttttaaattacatttttcataacAACACTTATCATGAGACCTACCCACTCAACTAGGCTTCAAGTGTATAATATCCTATACTTGCTCATAAGTACAATGTTCTACAGCAGGTCTGTAGAGATTACTTATCTTGTTTATCTAAAATGGAATGCTTCTTGATTCGTAACTTTCCATTTCTACTACTCCCAACCCTTGGCAAACACCATTCCCCTCAGATTTTATGAATTTAACTCTTTTAGACATCCCATACGAGTGGAAAcgtacagtatttcttttttctgtgactgCCTTTATTGCTCTTATTGTAATGAccttaaggttcctccatgttctcacatatttcacagttttcttctattttaaggctggatctgtcacattttctttatccattcatcttcaATGGAAAATTAGATTGTTCGTACATCTTAGGTACTGTGCCGTGTTGCAATACACATGAGAGTCctaatatctcttcaagatcatACATttagccgggtacggtggctcaagcctgtaatcgcagcactttgggaggctgaggcgggtggatcacgaggtcaggagattgataccatcctggtcaacacggtgaaaccccatctctactaaaaatacaaaaaattagctgggcatggtggcgcgtgcctataatcccagctactcaggaggctgaggcaggagaattgcctgaacccaggaggcggaggttgcggtgagccgagatcgtgccattgcactccagcctgggtaacaagaagtttcgaaactccgtctcaaaaaaaaaaaaaaaaaaaaaaatcataaatttaattcctttgaatacatattcagaaatgagattgctagattatatggtaattGATAGCAGCTGGACCATTTTTCTTCCCCATTGAAAGTGTGCAaggattaaaatgttttcatattattaccaacacttgttgttttatgttttttatttgatagtagccatcctgaCAAGTGTGAGGTATTATCTGACATTGTTTTGATACGCCtgttcctgatgattagtgatttttagcttctttcatatgcctgttggtcaTGCGTATATTTTCGTTTGGtcaaaatgtctattaaaatattttgctcatttgcAATTGTGATTTTAGGTTGTTGTTTTACTTAAACTACCaagttttagaaatgtgtttatacatattttggatattacacGCTTTTTAAGACATAtggttttcaagtattttctttgaattcataGATTGAATTTTCGCTgtgctgttttttcctttgttgtgtaGAAATGATTTAGTTTCAGGTAGTCCcagttgtttattt from Saimiri boliviensis isolate mSaiBol1 chromosome 3, mSaiBol1.pri, whole genome shotgun sequence carries:
- the LOC141583871 gene encoding LOW QUALITY PROTEIN: tripartite motif-containing protein 60-like (The sequence of the model RefSeq protein was modified relative to this genomic sequence to represent the inferred CDS: inserted 1 base in 1 codon); the encoded protein is MAEKTPLFPGEGGAVRPRSRLADRSAPATQTGAPLPAGSRPSWGPARLLSAREKGSAGGLQKATAPAPAGIGGTWRGGLHPHGLGMESSEYPGKWECSQSRGGREAAFESSTGSWDCSAQAQWLTFKQWLAVPSVWITCFPCPFCHFCCPERKLTSNPQLGHLTEIAKQLQIRSKRKRQEEKHVCKKHNQVLTFFCREDLELLCPRCRFSTDHQLHCVRPRKKAASHHRKKLEEYNAPWKEGVELTEKIITVQTRKSLELKKKVKHKEEEVRSEFEQLRLFLQKEQETVLGQLQAEETDILAQLNESLRKFSDHTSSLKYLLKEIESTYVKPGLELLANVKDIYHRYKNFKFPEPFPFRLKEYGYRLPPQYSGLYKIIKRFQVDVILDPETAHHKLIVSADRKTVRYGNTVQILPSNPRRFYRLPAVVGSKGYSSGRQYWEVEVKDKPEWILGVCDDSLPRRRKRSPTLVQNGLWGIRRSGRDNYIVLGHEEINPLPKVAPSKIGIFLDYEMSEISFYNVNDSSLLYTFNDDFTGPLWPYFYXMDSKPLKISRVKDCE